The stretch of DNA CGTGGCACGAGGCGCAGCCGAGACTCTCCCAGGCCCGGCGTCCCTCCCGCACGCTCGTGTCGTCGGCCCGGTCCGGCGCGGCCCCGCTTCCCTCTTCGACGCGGCTGCCGGCCGGCTCCGCGCGCAGACCGGTTCCGCGCAGCGAGGGTGAAAATTCCTTGACGGCAAGAACGAGGGCCCAGCGATCCTCCGTCGCGAGCCAGTAGAACGCCGGCATGGAGGCGCCGGTGCCCGCGCCCAGGGTGATCGTCCGGAACAGGTCGGCGTCCTCGGGAGGCCGGCCGGCGGGCGTCGACTTGAAGCGGTAGCGGCCCGCCACGAAATCGCGAGGGGGGAAGGTGAAGAACCCGGCCAGCTCGCCCCGGCCATCCCCTCCCTCGCCGTGGCAGGCGAGACAGTGCCGGACATACAGCTCGGAGCCGCGACGCTTCAGCGGGCCGTCGATCGGCGGCGGCGCCGGGACATCGGGCTCGCGTCGTCTCCACTCCGCCCAGATGTCCCGGTGCGATCGGCCCAGCGCCTGCAGGTAGGCCACGAGGTTCCGCCCCTCCGGGGTCGGTACCGGCCGCCCCGACACGGGCCGGAACAGGTGCCGAGACGGCGGCATCCTCGACCCCGAGACCAGGACACCGGGGGAATAGAGATGTGCGTAGTGCCAGTCGTCGCTGCGGCGGTGACCCTCGAGACCCAGGTCGGGGCCGACGCGCGAATCGAGGAGATCGACGGCGGGCCCGGACGGCAATTCCGAATTCCCCGCCGGGCGGGGACGATCGAACAGGGTGTGGCATCGACCGCAGTTCTCGCGGCGAAAGACCTCCTCGCCCGCCCTCTCGCCGTCGGTGACGAGTGCGCCAGGCGGGCCGGCGGAGTCCTGCGACCGCTCGGTCGTCCCCGGACGCCCCCCCCCGCAAGCGGGAGAAAGCAGGACCACCACGGCGAGGGGAAGGGCGCGCCCCGTGGGAGACGTTCTATTTCTCGGCCGGCGCATGGCCGGCCGGCAGGGCCGGGATCGACGTGGCGCCGGGCGCGGGCGCCGGAGAGCTCCTGCGCGGACGCGCCTGGCTTCGCAACACGAGGGCCACGAACCACGCCACGACCAGCGCGAGCGTCCCGAGCAGGAAGAAGATGCTGTAGGCCAGCCCCCGCGCCACACCCGGCGAAGAGGCGGCGGCGCTGCCGCACATGGCGCACTGCGCGAAAGACCCGGAAGGGGAAGCGAACACGCCCCACACGACGACCGCCAGGGCAGCGGGGAGGCCCGAGAGGCGAGTGCGTCGCATCATCTATATAAGATACAGCAGGACATACAGGCCGAACCAGATCAGTCCCACGAAGTGCCAGTAGAGCGCGCAGACCTCGATCTTCCGCTGCCTGCTGTCCGGGACCCACAGCTCTCTCTGTCTCAGGGCGATCACCAGCAACCAGACGACACCGGACAGGGCGTGCGCGGCGTGCACGCCGGTCAGCATGTAAAAGGTCGTCCCGTACGTCGTTCCGGTGAACGACAGGCCGCCGCGCACGAGCAGGGTCCACTGGGCCGCCTGAAGCCCGAGGAACAGGACCCCGAGGGCGGCGGCGACGACCAGCCAGCGTCGGAGTCCGCGCGCGTCGAGCGAGCGCAGCGCCCGGACAGCCCGGTGCAAGGCCAGGCTCGACAGAGCGATGACGACCGTGTTGAACCCGGCCAGCCGGACCGGCAGCCGGGGCATCCCGGGGCTCGGCCAGGCGGGGCTCGCATAGCGCAGGACGAGGTAGCCGCCGACGAGCCCGGCGAACAGCATCGTTCCCGCCATCAGGAAGACGAGAGTGGCGACGCGGTGATTGGCGATCGCCGGGGGATGAGCGGTCTCCCGGTCGGAAAGGAGATGGTTTTTCATCCGGTTCCCAGGCTACCGCAGCGGAGGCATGGTCCGGTCGAGGGCCATGAGGCAGAGGAGGGCCGGCAGGTAGACGACCGAGGCCAGAAGCATTCGCCGCGCGGCCCGGGCCGAGGCGTCCACGAGGATCGGGACGGCGAAGGCGGTCAGGCCCAGTCCGAGGACGATGGCGCCGCAGAAATACACGACGCCGGTCACGTCCAGCATCGTCGGGACGAGACTCAACGGCAGGAGGACCAGGCAGTGCGCCAGGATCTGGCGGCCGGTCGCGCTCCCCGCCTCATCCACCACCGGGAGCAGCCGGAACCCGCCGCGGGCGTAGTCGTCCTTGTACAGCATGGCGATCGCCAGCGCATGCGGCAACTGCCACACGAACAGGATGGCGAAGAGCGCCACGCCGCCCGCGGCGACGTCCCCGTGTGCCGCGGTCCAGCCGCCGAGCGGAGGGAGCGCGCCGGGGATCGCCCCGACCAGCGTGCAGAGCGTCGTGATCCGCTTCAGCGGCGTGTACACGAACACGTAGCTGAGGAGGGTCAGGGCGGCCAGTCCGGCGGTCATCAGATTGACCGTCAGCACGAGATGCAGGAGTCCGGCGACCGAAATGACGGCGGCGAACAGGAGCGCGTGCCCCGGATCCAGCCGCCCGGCAGGCAGAGGCCGCAGGCGCGTACGCAGCATGCGGCCGTCCTCCTGGCGCTCCACATACTGGTTGAGGGCGCTCGTGCCGGCGGCGACCAGGGCCGTCCCGAGGAGCGTGTTGAGGAGGAGGACGATATCAAGCGGACCCTTCGAGCCGAGGTAGAAACCGACGAGTGTCGTGACCAGGACCAGCGAGGTCACGCGCGGCTTGGTCAGCTCCAGAAAATCGGCCGCCCGCTCACGAGCCCCGATGCGGGAGAAAGGGCGGGCGGCCTCGTACGACGCGCTCATACCGGGCTTCCCGTGGCACGGGCGGGGATGATCGGAACAGCCGCATCCCGGCGCCCCCTGTCCGGCGCCTCCACCGCGAGGCGCAGTACCGCGGGACGCGCGGCGCGCACCGTCAGCACGAGGCAGGTGGCCAGAAGAAGGGCTCCGACGACGACGTGTGCCGTCGCCGGCAGGACCGCCAGACGGGTCAGCACCGTGGTGGCACCGAGAGCGATCTGCAGGACGACCAGGCCCACCGCCAGGCGCGCCGGGCGGACCAGATCGACTCGCGCCGAACGGCGCCGCAGGAAGGGCGCGGCGGAGACACACACCGCGGCGGCGACCACGATCGCCATCACCCGGTGCGCGAAGTGGACGGCGATCTCGAACGACTGCAGCGGAGGGACCAGCCGGCCGAAGGACAGAGGCACGTCCGGGATCGCCAGGCCGGCGCCGGTGTGCCGCATCACTGCCCCCAGGATCAGCTGGGCGTACACCAGGCCGGTCGCGACCGCCGCCGGGATCCACGGCGCCGGCCCATCCCCGGGGCGCGTCGGCGGCGGCTCGAGGTACTCTCTCGAGGTGCAGACCGCCAGCAGCACGACGATGCAGAAGAATCCCTGCGCCAGGCAGGCGTGCAGGACCGAGACCGAGGGGGGCAGTCGCAGGAGCACCGTCAGTCCGCCCAGGAGGCCCTGCGCCACGACCGCTCCGATCGCCAGATAGGACAGGCGTCTCACCCAGGCCCGCGGCTCGCTCCGGCCGAACCAGACGGCCAGGCCGATGGTCAGGAGGCCGACCAGGGCGGCGATGAGCCGGTGGCCGTGCTCGAACAGCACCCCGCCCGTCATCGGAGGGAAGAGCCTGCCGAACGACAATGGCCAGTCCGGCACGGCGAGCCCGGAGCCGGTGCTGGTAACCAGCCCACCGGCGACGAGCAGGACCGCCGTGGCGCAGGCACAGACGACGGCATAGCGATGCCGCCTTCGATCGAAGGGAACCATCAGGCGCGTGCCGGAGCCGTGGTCGCCCTTGGCGGAACGGGCACCCCCAGCGGGCGATCCTGCGGCAGGAAATCCTCGGTCACCTCGGGAGAGCTGTACTCGTACGGTCCGCGGTAGACCGTGGGAATCTTCTCCCCCCAGTTGAGGTGAGGCGCGGGGGACGGGGTCGACCACTCCAGAGAGTTCGCGTTCCAGGGATTGCGCCCCGCCTCCCGACCCGCGAACAGGCTGTAGATGAAGTTGGCGGCGAACAGGATCTGCGTCGCTCCGAGGAGGAAGGCGTTGACGCTGATGAACTCGTTCATCGGCTGCAGGGGCTTCAGGAACTCGTACAGCGTCGGGTCGAAGATGCGCCGCATGTGCCCGGCCATCCCCAGGATGTGCATCGGGAAGAAGGTCAGGTTGAAGAACAGGAACGACAGGAGGGCGTGCACGGTGTTGACCGTCTGGTTCATCATGCGGCCGAACATCTTCGGGTACCAGTAATTGATCGCCGCGAACACGCCGAACAGGCTCCCTCCGAACAGCACGTAGTGCAGGTGGGCCACGATGAAGTAGGTGTCATGGATGAACATGTCTACGGGCGTCGAGGCCATGAAGATTCCGCTCAGCCCGCCGACGATGAAGGTGGAGACGAAGGCCAGCGCGTTGAGCATCGCGGGGGTGAAATGGATCGAGCCGCGCCACAGGGTGCCGAGCCAGTTGAACGTCTTGATCGCCGAGGGCACGGCGATGACCATGGTCGAGATCATGAACGCCGTGCCGAGCGCCGGGTTCATGCCGCTCTGGAACATGTGATGGCCCCAGACGATGAACCCCAGCCCGGCGATCCCCATGAGGGAGTAAACCATCGCCTTGTAGCCGAAGACCGGCTTCCGAGCGAAGGTCGAGAGGATGTCCGACACGAAGCCCATGGACGGCAGGATCATGATGTAGACCGCCGGGTGCGAGTAGAACCAGAACAGGTGCTGCCAGAGGAGGACCTGCCCGCCGCCGGCCGGGTTGAAGAAGTGCGTGCCGAGCGTCCGATCGAACAACAGCATGCCGAGGGCGGACGCCAGGACCGGGGTGGCCATCAGCTGCAGGATGGCCGTGATGAACAGCGCCCACACCGACAGCGGCATGCGGAAGAAGTGCATGCCGGGGGCGCGCATGTTCACGATCGTGGTGATGTAGTTCACCGCCCCCATGATCGAGGAGGTTCCGAGGATGAGGACGCCGACGATCCAGAGCGTCTGGCCGAGCCCCACCCCGGTGTATTGCGGGTCGGCGCTGAGGGGCGGGTAGGCGGTCCATCCGGTCGCCGCGGTGCCGCCCTCCACGAAGAACGAGGAGGCGACGATCGAGCCGCCGGTCAGCGAGACCCAGAAGGACAGCATGTTCAGCTTCGGGAACGCCATGTCCCTGGCGCCGATCATCAGGGGAATGAGGAAATTCCCGAACGCCCCCGCGAGGATCGGGATGATCACCAGGAAGATCATGATCGATGCGTGCATGGTGAAGATTGCGTTGTAGTGCGCGGGGTCGGCGGGGTTCCAGCTCTCGGGAAGCACCGAGGCCAGCGGGATCTCCTTGTCCGGGAAGCCGAGCTGCCAGCGCACGATCATCGCGAGGAAGCCCCCGAGGATCATGAACGTGAGGCTCATGAACAGGAACTGGATGCCGATGATCTTGTGGTCCTGGGAGAAGATGTACTTCGAGACGAAGGATTGCTTGTGCGGCTCGTGGTGCTCTGCGGCCATCGGGGCGCGACCTCCGGATTGACTCATGCGGGCGGGACTTCCGCCGGGACGACGTTCGCCTCCTGTTCCTTCAGCCACTTCGCGAAGGCGTCCGGCTCCAGCACGGTGAGCTGGCCGCGCATCGTGCCGTGTCCGAAACCGCACAGCTCGGCGCAGGCGATCTCGTACATGCCGGTCTTCGTGGGCTGCACCCAGACATCGATGGTCAGCCCGGGGACCGCGTCCTGCTTCAGACGGAACGCCGGCACGAAGAAGCTGTGGATGACGTCCTTGGACCGCAGCCGGATCTTCACGGGCTCGTTCACGGGGAGGCTCATCTCGTTGTGGATCACCACGTCGTCGGGCGTCTCGAACTTCCCGTCGGCCCCCTTGTAGTGGATTTCCCAGTCGAACTGCGAGGCGATCACCACGATCTCCTGGTCCGTCGCCGGGATGTGCTCCTTGATGTCCCCCCACAGACGCTTGCTGCTCAGCCCCAGCGCCACCAGCATCACGGCGGGCACCACCGTCCAGACCACCTCGAGTCTCGAGTTGCCGTGCGTGTAGGTGGCGCGCACGCCCTGACGGGCGCGGTAGCGGAGGGCGAAATAGAACAGGATCCCCTCCGTGAGGACGAAGGCGGTTCCCGTGACCGCGAGGATCACGTAGAACATCGTGTCGATGCTCGCGCTGTAGGTCGAAACGCCTTCGGGCAGCCAGTGCATGAAGTCGGCTTCTCCTCGGGGCAGGTGCTTCCTGGGCGACCGCCGGTTTATACGCGACCGGGACACGCCAAGTCAAGAGTTTCGCCGCATCCGGCCGGTTGCCGGAGGGGGCCGCACGAGGCCCCGGGCGAGGGGGTGTATGATGACGCCCCTCATGAGCTCTCCCGCCGCGGTCGCGGTCCATGGGCTGGTGCACGATTACGGCGCGTCCCGTGTCCTGCGCGGCGTCGACTTCACCGTCGGCCAGGGGGAGATCTTCGGTCTGCTGGGACCGAACGGTGGCGGCAAGACGACGCTGTTCCGCATCCTCGCGACCCTGATGCGACCGGTCGGCGGGCGGGCCCTCGTCTTCGGGCACGACGTGGTGCGGGAGGCGCGCGAAGTGCGCCGGTCGATCGGCGTCGTGTTCCAGTCGCCGGCCCTCGATCGCAGGCTCACGGTGCGGGAGAACCTCGACGTGCAGGGTCGACTCTACGGACTGGGCGGCGGAGATCTCCGCAGGACCACGGACGAGATGCTGGAACGCCTGCGCCTGCTGGACCGGGCGGAGAGCCGGGTGGATCGACTGTCGGGCGGACTGATGCGTCGCGCCGAGATCGCCAAGGGGCTCCTGCATAGGCCGCGTCTCCTGCTGATGGACGAGCCGTCCTCCGGGCTCGACCCGGGCGCGCGTCAGGACCTGTGGGACCTCCTGCGCGATCTGCGCGAGCGCTTCGGAACGACCCTCCTCCTGACCACGCACCTGATGGAGGAGGCGGATCGCTGCGATCGGCTGGCGATCCTGAGCGAGGGGACGCTGGTGGCCGTGGGCACGCCGCGCGCGCTGAAGAGCGAGATCGGCGGCGACGTCATCGTCATCGCGACCGGCGCACCGGCCGAGGTGCGCGACGGGATCGAGAGCCGCTTCGGCGGCCCCGTGCAGGTCGTGGATGGCACGGTCCGTCTCGAGCGGCCCCGTGGTCACGAGCTGATCCCGCGCATCGTGGAGGCGTTCGCGGATCGCATCGACGCCGTGACGCTGGGGAGACCGACGCTGCTGGACGTCTTCATCCACAAGACGGGGCACCGCTTCCTGGGGGACCAGGCGGCATGAGACCGCCGTTCGGAGCCGTCCGGGCCCTCGTGTGGCGCGAGGTGATCCGCTTCCTGCGGGACCGCAACCGGGTCCTCGGGGCCCTGCTGCAGCCGATCATGTTCTGGGCGCTGTTCGGATCGGGTCTCAGGGCCTCGTTCCACCCGCCGGTGCCCGGCGGCTCGATTCCGTACGAGGAGTACTTCTTCCCCGGCGTGGTCGTGATGATCCTCCTGTTCACCGCGATCTTCTCCACGGTGTCGATCATCGAAGACCGGCGCGAGGGGTTCCTGCAGTCCGTCCTGGTGGCGCCGGTCCCCCGCTCGATCGTCGTTCTCGGCAAGGTCCTGGGCGGGACCTGCCTGGCGCTTGCGCAGGGGCTGGTCCTGCTCGTCCTCGCTCCCCTGGCCGGCATCGGGCTCACTCCCGCCGTGCTGGGCGAGTCGTGCCTGGTTCTGATCCCACTGGCCTTCGCCCTGACGGCCCTGTCGTTCTGCATCGCCTGGCGCATGGAATCGACGCAGGGGTTTCACGCCGTCATGACGGTCTTCCTGATGCCCCTGTGGCTCCTGTCCGGGGCGCCGTTCCCGTCCCTCGGTGCGCCCGCGTGGCTGCGGGCGCTCATCCTGGCGAACCCGGTGACTTACGGCCTGGCGGCGCTGCGTCGCGTGCTCTACCCGGCCACGGCACCGGTCGTGGCGGGCCTGCCGTCGCTGGGTCTGTCGCTCGTCGTGACGCTCGCGTTCTGCCTCCTGACGTTCGGCGGCGCCCTGACCCTGGCTCGCCGCACCACGCGCTCGGCAGGCGCATGAGCGTGTCCGAGCTGCCGGCGCTGAACGCCTCGCTGAACGCGGCGAGCGCAGTCCTCCTGTCATTCGGATACGTCTGCATAAGACGAAGGCGGATCGCGGCGCACCGCGTCTGCATGCTCCTGGCGCTCCTGACGTCGGCGCTCTTCCTCGCGTCGTACCTCACCTACCACTACCATGCCGGCTCCATGCCTTTCCGGGGAACCGGCTGGACCCGACCCGCCTATTTCACCCTCCTGATCAGTCATACGATCCTCGCGGCCGCCGTCGTGCCGCTGGCCCTGGTCACGGTGACGCGGGCCGCGAGGGGACGCTTCGACCGGCACGTCGCTATCGCGCGCTACACGCTGCCGATCTGGATGTACGTGTCCATCACCGGGGTCGTCATCTACGTGGTGCTGTACGGTCTCGCCTGGCCCCGGCCCTGAGGAGCGCCTGTGGCTCTGTTGTTCTCGAAGATGTGGCGCACCGGGATCGTCACCGAGGATCTCGGCCCCGGCGGTCCTGAGACGCTGCGCGTGGCGCGCGCGATCGAGGAGCGCACGCGACTCCTCCTGGGGCGGTCCCTCGCGATCCGCGAGGTCGACGCCGGCTCCTGCAACGGCTGCGAAATCGAGATCACCGCCCTCGCCAGCCCCGTCTACGACTGCGAGCGCTTCGGCGTCCGCTTCGTGGCCTCGCCCCGCCACGCCGACATGCTCCTCGTCACCGGGCCCGTGACACGCAACATGGAGCTGCCGCTGCGCAAGACCTGGGAGGCGACCCCCGACCCGAAGCTCGTCGTCGCCGTGGGCGACTGCGCCCGCACCTGCGGCGTGTTCGCCTCGTCTTATGCGGTCATCGGAGGCGTCGACCGGGTGGTCCCGGTCGATCTGTTCGTCGACGGCTGCCCGCCGGAGCCTGCCGACATCCTGCGCGGCATCCTGATGGCGCTCGACCGCCTGCCGGGACGGGCATGACCTCGACCGATGCGGTGATCGGCTGTCTCGTGGTGATGGGGGCCGGCTACCTGGGGGCGGCCCTGCTGGCCGTGCTGCGCGCCGGTCGCAGGTCGGGTGTGGCTCTGGTCACATGCGGATCGGTGGCGGGCTCCGCCGCGGCGATCCTGGCGCTTCTGTCGGACGCGCAGGCCGGCCTGGGGTTCCCATCGCCCCTACCCGATCTCGCGCTCGTCTTCCATCTCGATGCCCTCGGCGCCGCGTTCCTCCTCCTGATCGGACTCGTCGGCGCGCCGGCGGCAATCTACTCGCTCGAATACGCGCCCGGCGGCCACTCCGCCGGAGGCGGCCGGCTCGCCGGGACGATGCTTCCCCTGTTCCTGCTCTCCATGAGTCTCGTCGTCCTGGCCGCGAACGTCTTCACGTTCCTGCTTTCGTGGGAAGGGATGTCGCTCGCTTCGTACCTCCTGGTGATCGACGAGGGAGACTCCCGCGAGCGCCGGAGCGCCGGCCGCTGGTACGCCGGGATGGCGCACGCCGGATTCGCCCTGATCGCGGCCGCGTTGTGGCTTCTGGGTGCCAAGACCACGGGGGCGACCTTCGTCGAGATTCGCGAGGCGGCCGCGACTCTTCCATCCGTGGTTCGCGATGTCGTCTTCCTGCTGGCGCTCTCCGGCTTCGGCTCGAAAGCGGGTCTCGTCCCCCTGCACGTCTGGCTGCCGCGGGTCCACCCCGAGGCGCCCAGCCATGTGTCGGCGCTGATGTCCGGCGTCATGCTCAAGCTGGGGATCTACGGGCTCCTGCGCGTCGGCCTCGATCTCCTGGGGGGCGGACCGGCGTGGTGGGGCGGTCTTCTTCTTGCGCTCGGGGTGATGTCCGCGCTGGGCGGCATCCTTTCGGCCCTCGTCGAGAACGACCTGAAACGCCTTCTGGCGCACAGCAGCGTCGAGAACATCGGCATCATCTGCATCGCTCTCGGCATCGGGTTCGTGTTCCGGGCCTGCGGCATGACCGGGCTCGCCATCCTGGCGCTGGCGGCGGCGCTGTACCACGCGATCAATCACGCGGCGTTCAAGGGTCTCCTGTTCCTCGGCTCGGGCGCAATCCTGCAGGCGACCGGTACGCGCAACATGGAGGAGATGGGGGGACTCATCAAGAGGATGCCGCGGACGGCGGCCCTGTTCCTGATCGGCGCCGCGGCCATCGCGGCGTTGCCGCCGCTCAATGGGTTCGCCAGCGAATGGATGATCTTCCAGTCCCTCCTCGCCGGGGCCACCCTCCCCTATCCGTTCATGGCCGCGATGATGGCCGTGGCCGCGGGCATACTGGCGCTCACCGGCGGACTCGCGGCCGCCTGCTTCGTCAAGGCGTTCGGCATCCCCTTCCTTGCGATGCCGCGCTCGCTCCGATCCGCCGAGGCGCGGGAAGCGCCCTCATCGATGCAGCTCGCGATGGGCGTGCTCGCCACGGCCTGCGTCCTGCTCGGAGTCCTGCCCTTCCTGATGGCGCCGCTCCTGTCGAACGCCTTCCGCGATCTGCCGGGACTGTCCGGCGTCCAGGCCGCCTTCAGGATAGGCGTCGTGATGGAGGCGGGACCGGGCGCGGCCGGCGTCTCTCCGACCATCCTGGCCCTGTGCCTGCTGGTCGCGGGCGCTCTCCTGCCGTGTGCCCTGCTCGCGATCGGCGCGGCGCGTACCGCGCGGCGGGCGGAGACCTGGGGCTGCGGCCGCGCCACACAGACGGCGCGCATGGAATACACCAGTACAGCCTTCGCCGAGCCGCTGCGCCGGGTGTTCACCGATCTCTACAGGCCGACGAAGGACATCGCGATCGATTTTCACCCGGAGTCGAAGTACTTCGTGCGCTCGATCCAGTACAAGAGCAGTATCCGGACCTGGCTGGAGAATACCTTCTACAGACCCCTGTTCGACCTTGCGCGACCTCTGGCGGGCACCGGGCGGCTCATCCAGAGCGGTTCGCTGCACGTGTACGTCGCCTACATCGTGGCGGCGCTCCTGCTCCTCCTGCTGCTCGCGAGGTGGCTGTGATGGTCCCTTACCTGCTCGAGGGGCTGCAAGGGTTCCTGACCCTGGCGCTTTCGCCTGGACTCATCGGGTTCGTCCGCCTGCTCAAGGCGCGCATGCAGGGACGGCGCGGGCCGGGGATCCTCCAGCCGTACCGCGATCTCGCGAAGCTTCTGAACAAGGAGCGGGTCGTCTCGACGCAGGCGTCCTGGATCTTCCACGCCGCCCCCGGCATCCTGTTCGCCTCGACGCTCGTCGCCGGTCTCCTGGTGCCCCTCGTCGCCGCTCCCCTGCCTCTCGACCGTGTCGGCGATCTCGTGGTCGTGGTGTACCTGCTTCTCCTCGGCACCTTTTTCCTGGCCCTCGCCGGGCTCGACACGGCCTCGGCCTTCGGGGGGATGGGTTCCAGCCGGGCCATGACGATCGCCGCTCTGGCCGAGCCCACGATTGCCCTGGCGATCTTCGGCATGGCGGTGGCGGCCGGCTCGACCAATCTGGGGGAGATCGTGGCGCGCACCCTCAGCCATCCCGAGGCGACCCTCAGCGCCGGCCATCTGATGGCCTTCGCGGCCCTGTTCATCGTCATGCTGGCGGAGACCGGCCGCCTGCCGGTGGACAACCCCGCGACCCATCTCGAGCTCACGATGATCCACGAGGCGATGACCCTGGAATATTCGGGCCCCTATCTGGCCCTGGTGGAGTGGTCCGGGCAGATGAAGTTCTTCTTGTTCCTGGCGCTCCTGTCGAACCTGGTCTTCCCCTGGGGCGTGTCGGTCGAGATGACGCCGGGGGCGATCCTCGTCGGAGTCGGGGCCCTCGTCCTCAAGCTCGTCGTCCTGGCCACCGGTCTCGCGATCCTCGAGACCCGGCTGTCGAAGCTGCGCCTGTTCCGCGTCCCCGAGCTCCTGGGTGTTTCGTTCCTCCTGGCGCTTCTGGCGATCACCTCCTCATTCCTGGTGAGGTAAAACGATGTCCGCCGAAATCTTCGCGCGCCTCGTGACCCTGGCTTCGAGTCTCGTCCTCCTCTCCGGGATCTCCGTCCTGTGGCGGCACAGTCTGCCGGCCTATATCCGGACGTTCGCGCGCCAGTCGTTTCTGTTCGTCCTGGCGATCCTTCTGGTGGCGGTGCAGGTCTCCGACGTCCAGCTCTACGTCGTCGCCGCGCTGGTGTTCGTGATCAAGGCGGTGTTCATCCCCCGCGTCCTGCGCCGCGTGCAGCGCCACGTCGGCGCCGACATCGAAGTCCGCCCGTACGTCAACACTCCCGTGAGCCTCCTGCTCGCGGGTGTCCTGACCCTCCTGTCGTATGCCGTCGCCTCGCCGGTCGTGAACCTGGGCGCCCTGCCGACGCGCGGAGGAATCCCGCTGGCGCTGGCGACGGTGTTCGTTGGCCTCCTCATCATCGTCAGCCGCAAGAGCGCTCTCACGCAGATCATCGGGTTCCTGGTGATGGAGAACGGCATCGCGCTGCTCGCGATCCTCGCGACATTCGGCGTCCCTCTCATCGTGGAGCTCGGCGTGTTCCTGGATGTCCTTCTGGGCGTCCTGGTCATGCAGGTGTTCGTGTACCGCATCCGTGAGACGTTCGACACGATCGACGTCGATCGCCTCAAGCACCTGAGGCATTGAGACGATGCTGCTGATCGCCCTGCTCCTGTGTCCGCTGCTGGCGGCCGCCGTGGCGCTCCCCGGGCTCCTCGGCCCGCGCCTTGCGGAGAGGACCGGCGCCCTTCTGTCGGGGCTGGCGTTTCTGCTGTCGCTGGTCGTCGCGGCCCGCGTCGCGGCGGAGGGGGTCGTGTCGATAGGTCCCGAGGAGTTCCTGCGCGCCGACGGACTGTCGGCAATCCTCCTGCTCATCGTGACGGGGGTCGCCTGGGTTGCGATGCAGTTCGGCGCAGGGGAAGACGCCCTCGGCCGCCGCTACCTCGTTCTGTCCCACACGTTCGTGTTCACCATGCTGCTGGCCGTGCTCATCAACAACCTCGGCATCATGTGGGTGGCCATCGAGGCGACGACCATCGCGACCGCCTTCCTCGTCGGTCTGCACCGCACCCGCTCGGCCCTCGAGGCGTCCTGGAAGTACATCCTGATCGGTTCGGTCGGCATCGCCCTGGCCTTCATCGGGACGGTCCTCTCGTACTTCAACTTCGTGCAGCGGATCGGCGACCTGTCGTACGCCCTTCACTGGACCGTCCTGTCGCGCGTCGCGGCCGGGCTGGACCCCGACGTGACCCGCCTGGCGTTCGTGTTCCTCCTTGTCGGCTACGGGACCAAGGCGGGGCTGGCTCCGATGCACACGTGGCTTCCGGACGCGCATTCGGAGGCGCCCGCCACGATCTCGGCCATGATGTCGGGGTCGCTCCTGGCGGTCGCCTTCTACGCCATCCTGCGCTTCAAGGTCGTCGCGGACATCTGCATCGGGACCTCGTTCACGGACCACATGCTGATCCTGACTTCGGTCACGACGGTCGCGGTGGCGGCGACGCTCCTGGCCCGGCAGGCGAACTACAAGAGAATGCTTGCCTACTCGAGCGTCGAGCACATGGGCCTCATGTGCCTCGGCTCCGCGTTGGGGTCACTGGGTCTGGTGGCATCGCTCCTGCACGCCCTCACGCACGCCGCCTCGAAGTCGATGGTGTTCCTGTTGTCGGGTCGAATCCGCGAGCGCTATGGCACGACCCGCATCGGCTCCGTGCGCGGACTGCTCCGTTCCCTGCCCTG from Candidatus Dormiibacterota bacterium encodes:
- a CDS encoding proton-conducting transporter membrane subunit — protein: MLLIALLLCPLLAAAVALPGLLGPRLAERTGALLSGLAFLLSLVVAARVAAEGVVSIGPEEFLRADGLSAILLLIVTGVAWVAMQFGAGEDALGRRYLVLSHTFVFTMLLAVLINNLGIMWVAIEATTIATAFLVGLHRTRSALEASWKYILIGSVGIALAFIGTVLSYFNFVQRIGDLSYALHWTVLSRVAAGLDPDVTRLAFVFLLVGYGTKAGLAPMHTWLPDAHSEAPATISAMMSGSLLAVAFYAILRFKVVADICIGTSFTDHMLILTSVTTVAVAATLLARQANYKRMLAYSSVEHMGLMCLGSALGSLGLVASLLHALTHAASKSMVFLLSGRIRERYGTTRIGSVRGLLRSLPWSGPLFAGGVLALLGLPPFGVFTSEMLLLRAGFLAGRPFVTGTILALLVFVFISMLGHLNRMLYGEPPEKTPAGEDPRRLWPLAVNAAVLLVLGVVVPGPLMRLLDRAAGIVAP